A region of the Flintibacter sp. KGMB00164 genome:
TGCCTAAGACTTCTTCCAACCCGGCCAAGGGCTTTGTGGGCTCCCCCTACGTCCCCAGCGAGACTCTGCGCACCACCATCTATCCGGCTCCTCTGGCGGAGTACGGCCGGCGGTACGGCAATGTGAAGGACTTCTCCGGCAAGTCCGTAGAGGAATTGCGGGAGGAAGTACTGCTGGGCAACCCGGTGGTCATTTACGTCACCCTGTATTGGAAGCAGCCCTATTACCGCAACTTCAACATTGAGGGTACCACCCAGAGCCTGCTTCGCAACAACCATGCGGTACTGGTATGCGGCTATGACGCTACCACCCAATACTACTACATCGCCGATCCCTACAACATCGACGACCGCTATCACGACTACTTCTACTGGATCTCCGCCGATGTTCTGGATCCCCTGTATATGGTGCGGCAGCACGCGGTGGCAATTGAATAATCTGTTTTCTATGGGAAACGCCCGGGCATGCCCGGGCGTTTCTTTTTACTTTCCACGGAGAGAATGTTACTTTGCCCACGGCGGCAAAGTAACCAAAACGCCGCCGGGGACGGCTCCGATGAGCGCCTACGCGCAGCGGGCGCTCATAGTCGCCTTTCCCCGGACCCCATTTACGGGAGTGTGTCCCTTCGGGTTTATGTATGTTTCCGGCGGGCAAAATCAAGATCTGTTTCTGTCCTACTCTCGGCCCACTGGGGCCTTTTTCCGTCAAAATTTGAAAACATTTATCTTCTAACGTACACCGCCTGCCCCATTCCTACCTGTTGGGTGTGGCGGTGGTCGGTCGGACCAGCTGCCACGATTTTTCCAGGGTAGGCGGTGTCATTTCAGCGCGATGTCCACCAAATTTTGCACATAAAGGGCCTAAGGCCCGAGGCAAATGGTATCACAGATCTTATCTTTGCCCGCCGGGAGGACACAGAAAGCTCGCAGGAGGGCGCCCCCCGTAAATGGGGGTCTGGGGGTAATGACTGTGAGCACCGCCGCAGGCAAGGTGCTCACCGGAAGCGGCCCCCAGCGATTCTTTGGTTCCTTTCTGATCGTTCAGAAAGGAACATCTGCCTTTTCCCGCCCCGCAGGGCGGAACCTTCTCAGTAAAAAAGTGGGAGCGACGTAAAACGTCACTCCCACAGGAAAACTATTATTACAAACTAAGAAGCAAAGCGAAGCTTTGCAGAAAGTTCTTTGCCAAGCTTTCTTTCAAGAAAGCGGGCACAAAGCTTTTTTGATAACTTTTTTCTCCGAAAAAAGTTATCCGCGGACGGCGCGGGTACGAGCCTCCTTGCGGTCCTCCATTCTGGAGACAATGAGGGTACAGGCGGCGTCGCCGGTGATGTTGACGGTGGTACGGCCCATATCAAAGACACGGTCGATACCAGCCACCAGTGCAATGCCCTCGATGGGCAGACCCACGCTCTGGAGCACCATGGCCAGCATGACCATGCCCGCGCCGGGAACACCGGCGGTGCCGATGGAGGCCAGCGTGGCGGTAAGCACGATGGTGACCATATCGCCCAGGGACAGGCTCACACCGTAAGCGGTGGCGATAAACACGGCGCACACGCCCTGATAGATGGCGGTACCGTCCATGTTGATGGTGGCGCCCAGAGGCAGCACGAAGGAGGCCACTTCCCGGCGGGCGCCCAGGCGCTCGGTGCACTCCAGGTTAAAGGGCAGCGCGCCCACAGAGGAGGCCGAGGAGAACGCCATCATCATAGCAGGAGCCATTCCCTTGAAGAAGGCCAGCGGGGACAGGCCGCCCAGCAGCTTCACCGTGGAGGAGTAGACGATCAGCGCATGGAGGATATAGCCCACATAGGCCAGTGCCAGCACCGCCACCAGATCCCGCAGGATCATGGGTCCGTTCTCTGCCACCACAGGGCAGATCAGGCAGGCCACGCCGATGGGAGACAGCTTGATAATGAGGTCCATGATCTTCATGAACACCTCGTTGAAGCTGTCCACCACCTGAGCGGCCACCAGCCCCTTCTCCCCGGCCAGCAGGATGCCAAAGCCCAAAAACAGGGAGATCACAATGACCTGAAGCATGGTCGCGTCAACCAGAGGCTTAATCGCATTGGAGGGGAAGATGTTGACGATCACGGTCATAATGCTCTGTCCCTCGGGAGGGGTGTAGCTGAGGTCGGTGGTATCCAGGACATGGAACAGGCCCATACCAGTGGCTATATTGGCCAGGATCAGAGCCAGCACCACGGCAAAGGCGGTGGTACACATGTAATACACCACAGTCTTTCCGCCGATGGCGCCCACCTTGCTGATATCCTTCATGGAGATCACGCCAGAAGCGATGGAGAACAGCACAATGGGCACAACCACAAATTTTAACAGGTTCAGGAAAATATCGCCCCAGGGCTTGATGTAGTTTTTGGCAACGTCGATCCCCGCCCCATCGGGTACGTTCATCAGGATCAGACCGGCCACCACACCGACTGCCAGACCAATAAAGATCCAAAACGCCAGGGGCAGCTTCTTTTTGCTTGTCATGCAGCTCTCTCCTTCCGCTTCTTCACAAACGCATGTTTTTGTTCCCCGCCTTGCATTTTTGCGGGGCGTCCTCTTACTCTTTCAGTATACACACCTCCCCCGATTTTCTCAACCGTTTTTCCGGCTTTTCCTGAAATTTTTTTCAGATTTCACCCATACCCCCTCCCCTCCGCTTCCCGTTATTTCCAATTATTTTTTGCTATTTTGCATGTTTTGAATGTCTGTCATGCTTTTCCCGGGAAAAAAGAATTTTTTCTGGTCGACCTGCTTCGCCCTTTTCTATTACAAAATATGGTAAACTATACTTGTAAATATTTCCCAGCTAGGAGGGGTAGCGATGCAGCTGCTGCGGAAAAAAGGCATGCTGGACAGCACGCGGGTGCTGTTTCTGCCTGTGGACGACATTTTTCCTAATCCGGACCAGCCCCGGCGTGTCTTTGCCCAGGGAGATTTGGAGGAATTGGCCCGGTCTATTCAGGCTTTGGGACTGCTCCAGCCGCTGACGGTACGGCGCACCGAGGGAGGTTGGGAGCTGGTGGCGGGCGAGCGGCGGCTGCGGGCGGCCAAGCTGGCCGGACTGCGGGAGGTCCCCTGCCTCTCCCTGCAAATCGACAGCCAGCGCTCCTCCCTGCTGGCGCTGGTGGAAAACTTACAGCGCAAGGACCTGGACTTCTGGGAGGAGTCTCTGGCGCTGGACAAGCTGATCTCCACCTACCACCTCTCCCAGGAGGAGGCCGCCCGGCGAATCGGCAAGAGCCAGTCAGCGGTGGCCAACAAGCTGCGGCTGCTGAAGCTTCCCCGTGAGGTGCTGGAGATCCTGCGGGACGGCGGAGCCACCGAGCGCCACGCCCGGGCGCTGCTGTGCCTGGAAGATGCCCAGCTTCAGCTCCAGGCGGCCCAGACCGTGGTGGAACAGCATTTGACGGTGGCCCAGACGGAGGCGCTGACGGAAACGCTCCTTCTCCCCCCGCCGCCGGATCAGCCCGCCCGCCGTCCCCGGCGCACCTTTGTGGTCAAGGATGTGCGGCTGTTTTTAAATACCGTCCAGCGGGGGCTGACGCTGATGCGCACCGCGGGAGTCAACGCCCAGTGCCAACGGGAGGACGGCGAGGAAGAGATTTTGCTCACCATCCGTATCCCCCGGTCCCCTGCCCGCGGATGACCTGTGGAACGGCAGGGATGTTTCACGTGAAACATCCCTGCCGTTTTTTCTTGTTCTGCTATTGTTTCACGTGAAACATCCCTAGCTCCTTTTCTTTGTTTCACGTGAAACATCGTTGGTTTGCCCAAGAGAAATGCAGGCAAACGGCTTGAAAGTGCGGGCCGCGGTTGTTATAATGGAACTCTGGAATCACACCGCTGCTTACTTATATATAAAGGTAGCCCTGTGATGGCCTCATTTTCCGTCAGGAGGTAGCTGAATGGCCAGAATCATTGCCATTGTCAACCAGAAAGGCGGAGTGGGCAAGACCACTACCACCGTAAACATTACCGCATCCCTGAAAGCTCTGGGCAAACGGGTGCTGCTGTGCGATTTTGATCCCCAGGCCAACGCCACATCGGGCATGGGCGTGGACAAGAACACCGCCTCCCCCAACGTGTACGATGTGCTGATCAATGGAGCGGACCCCAAAAAGTCTGTGGTTTCCACCAAGTACGGCGACGTGATCCCCTCCAACAAGGCCCTGGCAGGGGCAGGCATCGAGATGATCGCCATTCCTGACCGGGAGCACCTGCTGAAAAAGGCGCTGGACAGCCTGGCTGAGAACTACGACTACATCTTTATCGACTGCCCCCCCTCCCTGGAGCTGCTCACCGTCAACGCCCTGTGCGCGGCCCACTCCCTCATTGTGCCCGTCCAGTGCGAATACTACGCTCTGGAAGGCCTGAGCGACCTGCTGTCCACCGTGCGGCTGGTCAAGCGGGGCCTCAACCCCAAGCTGGCCCTGGAGGGCGTGCTGCTGACCATGTTTGACAGCCGCACCAACCTGTCTCTCCAGGTGGCGGAGGAAGTGAAGCGGCACTTCCCCGGTCAGGTGTATGCCACTGTCATTCCCCGGAACGTGCGACTGAGCGAGGCTCCCAGCCACGGCATGCCGGTGACCGACTACGATCCCTACTCCCGGGGCGCGGAGGCCTATCGGTCTCTGGCAGAGGAGATGGCATCGGCAGAGGGCTAACCCCCTCTCCCCCACGGCGGCGCTGCCGCCTACGATCTTTAATTTTGGAAAGCGCTGAACCACAGGTCGTATCCCGTTGGCCCAGCCCTTTCTTACTGGAAAGGAAGGTGTACCATGGCAAAACGAAAGACCGATCTGGGACTGGGTCGGGGACTCAACGCCCTGCTGGGCGACCCGGAGCTGCCCGCTCAGGGGGAGGGCTCCATCTCTTTGCCCATCTCCCAGGTGGAACCAGGTCTGAACCAGCCCCGGAAGCGGTTTGATCCGGAGACGCTCAGCGATCTGGCTGAGTCCATCCGCGTCCACGGCATTATCCAGCCCCTCACGGTACGGCGGCTGGCTTCCGGCTACTATCAGATCATCGCCGGAGAGCGGCGGTGGCGCGCCGCCAAGCAGGCAGGTCTCACCGAGGTGCCGGCCGTCATTATTGAGGCAGACGACCGCAAGGTGATGGAGCTGGGCCTCATTGAGAACCTTCAGCGGGAAGACCTGAACCCGGCAGAAGAGGCGCGGGGCTATCAGGTGCTGATGGAGGAATACGGTCTGACTCAGGAGCAGGTGGCGGAGGAGATGGGCAAATCCCGTCCCGCCATTGCCAACACCCTGCGTCTGCTGGCTCTCCCCGAGGATCTGCTGAAGCTGGTGGAGGAAGGAACTCTATCTGCCGGCCATGCCCGGGCCATTCTGGGCGCGCCTACCCAGGCCATGCAGCGCCAGGCCGCCAAGCAGGTGATTGCCCACGGCCTGTCCGTGCGCCAGACTGAGAGTCTGGTCAAGGCACTGCAAAAGCAGCCGGCGGAGAAAAAAGCCGCCAACGATGAGATTGCCCTATACCTGGGAGAGTTGGAGAAGTCCCTGTCCAGCAATTTGGGCCGGAGGGTGACCATCTCCCACCACGGCAAAAAAGGCAAGATCCAGTTGGAATACTACAACCCCGAGGACCTGGAGGCCCTACTGAGCCTGCTCAATACCCTCCACGGAGAGGAGCCCAATTCCTATGAAGAATGATGAACGTACCCCCTCCCCTTCTCAGGAGAAGCGGGAATCCGCGCCGGAGAAGCAGGAGCCTAAGAAAGCCCCGGCCTATGTGCCCCCTGCCACCAAGGAGAAACGGCAGAAATCGGTGTTCAAATACATCACCATTCTCTTTGCCGCCGCCTTTGTGCTGATGCTGCTGGCCTTCATGATGGAGCGGCGGCAGAACGAGCAGGTGGTGGACAGTCTGAACCAGTCTGTCTCCGGCCTGCGGGAGTCGCTGAGCAACATGCAGTCCGCCCAGGACATCTACGACGAGAACATGGAACTCATCGAGCAGATCAATGAGCTTCAGTCGGAAAATGACCGGCTCACCAACGAAAACCGAGACCTGTCCAACAGCCAGAAGGACAACCAGAAGTCCGTGGAGGCCATGGGCTGGTTCTGGCAGATCGACGAGGCCTATGTTCTGGGCAAGTACAGCCTGTGCCGCAGCCTCATTGATCAGATGGGCGAGGAACTGGTTTCCGCGCTGCCCACTGAGGCAGTGACCGACAATGGCCGCTTCTCCCCGGCTGACCGGTATCAGGAGATCTACGACGCGGTTTATTGATTCAGAATTTTTCCACAATCTTAGATGAAAATGTGGAAAGAATCGTTTATCTATTGAAAGAACGGGTGTTACTTTCTGCTCGCACAGAAAGTAACCAAAGATGCGTTGGGGAGCGGCTCCGATGAGCGCCTTCGCGCAGCGGGCGCTCAAAGTCGCCTTTTCCCCAAACCCCTAATTACGGGAGACGCCCTCTTGTGAGGTTAATCTGACCTTCCGGCGGGCAAAATTTAGTTCTGTGATACTTCGTGCCCCGGGCCTTAGGCCCTATGTGTGCAAAGTTTAGAACACTCCGCGCGGAACGAACACCGCCTCCTCTGGCAAAGCCAGGGTGGCTGGGTGAGCTCTCAGGCGAGGGAAACGGTGCTTTCACCTCTCCCCTCCCCTACGGGCGAGAGGCGAAACGCAGTTTCGCAGGAAGCTTTTTTGCTTACTTTTTTCTCCGAAAAAAGTAAGTTTCACGTGAAACAATGAAAGACACATCAAAACAACTATAATTGGAGGAACAGACCATGCTGGATATCAAGTTTGTCCGGGAAAATCCCGACGTGGTAAAGGAAAACATCAAGAAGAAGTTCCAGGATCAGAAGCTGCCCCTGGTGGACGAGGTGCTGGAGCTGGACAGCCAGAACCGCGCTGCCATTGCAGAGGCTCAGGACCTGCGCACCCAGCGCAACGCCCTCAGCAAGCAGGTGGGCATCCTGATGGGTCAGGCCAAGAAGGACCCCTCCAAGCTGCAGGAGGCTGAGGAGGCCAAGGCCAAGGTTAAGGCCAACGCCGACCGTCTGGCCGAGCTGGAGGCTCTGGAGACGGAACTGGCCCAGAAGATTCGCCACATTATGCTCCAGATCCCCAACATCATTGACCCCTCCGTTCCCATCGGCCCCGACGACTCCGCCAATGTGGAGGTGCAGCGCTTCGGTGAGTCCGTCACCCCCGACTTTGACATCCCCTACCACACCCAGATCATGGAGTCCTTCAACGGCATCGACATGGATGCGGCCGGCCGCGTGTCCGGCAACGGCTTCTACTATCTGATGGGCGACATTGCCCGCCTCCACGAGGGCGTGCTGGCCTATGCCCGGGACTTTATGATCGACAAGGGCTTTACCTTCTGCATCCCCCCCTTCATGATCCACGGCAACGTGGTGGAGGGCGTTATGTCTCAGACTGAGATGGACGCCATGATGTACAAGATTGAGGGCGAGGACCTGTACCTCATCGGTACCTCCGAGCACTCCATGATCGGCAAGTTCATCGACCAGATCCTCACCGAGGACCAGCTGCCCCAGACCCTCACCTCCTACTCCCCCTGCTTCCGCAAGGAGAAGGGCGCCCACGGCATTGAGGAGCGCGGCGTGTACCGCATCCACCAGTTCGAGAAGCAGGAGATGGTGGTCGTCTGTAAGCCCGAGGACTCCATGGACTGGTACGAGAAGATGTGGCGCTACTCTGTGGAGCTGTTCCGCTCCCTGGACATCCCCGTGCGTCAGCTGGAGTGCTGCTCCGGCGACCTGGCCGACCTGAAGGTGAAGTCCTGCGACATCGAGGCCTGGTCCCCCCGTCAGCAGAAGTACTTTGAGGTCTGCTCCTGCTCCAACCTGGGCGACGCCCAGGCCCGCCGCCTGAAGATGCGCGTCAAGGGCGAGAAGGGCACCTACCTGCCCCACACCCTGAACAACACCGTAGTGGCTCCTCCCCGTATGCTCATCGCCTTCCTGGAGAACAACCTTCAGGCCGACGGCAGCGTGAAGATCCCCGAGGTCCTGCGCCCCTACATGGGCGGCAAGGAGCTGCTGATCCCCAAGAAATAAGCAGGCGGACCGGAGAAGCTGCGGCTCCTCCTCTCCCCTCCCCCGCTGCCTGGTCACGAAGGGCACGTTCCCTTCCGGCCAGGCAGCGGCCAAATATATAACAAGGAGC
Encoded here:
- a CDS encoding ParB/RepB/Spo0J family partition protein, whose protein sequence is MQLLRKKGMLDSTRVLFLPVDDIFPNPDQPRRVFAQGDLEELARSIQALGLLQPLTVRRTEGGWELVAGERRLRAAKLAGLREVPCLSLQIDSQRSSLLALVENLQRKDLDFWEESLALDKLISTYHLSQEEAARRIGKSQSAVANKLRLLKLPREVLEILRDGGATERHARALLCLEDAQLQLQAAQTVVEQHLTVAQTEALTETLLLPPPPDQPARRPRRTFVVKDVRLFLNTVQRGLTLMRTAGVNAQCQREDGEEEILLTIRIPRSPARG
- a CDS encoding dicarboxylate/amino acid:cation symporter codes for the protein MTSKKKLPLAFWIFIGLAVGVVAGLILMNVPDGAGIDVAKNYIKPWGDIFLNLLKFVVVPIVLFSIASGVISMKDISKVGAIGGKTVVYYMCTTAFAVVLALILANIATGMGLFHVLDTTDLSYTPPEGQSIMTVIVNIFPSNAIKPLVDATMLQVIVISLFLGFGILLAGEKGLVAAQVVDSFNEVFMKIMDLIIKLSPIGVACLICPVVAENGPMILRDLVAVLALAYVGYILHALIVYSSTVKLLGGLSPLAFFKGMAPAMMMAFSSASSVGALPFNLECTERLGARREVASFVLPLGATINMDGTAIYQGVCAVFIATAYGVSLSLGDMVTIVLTATLASIGTAGVPGAGMVMLAMVLQSVGLPIEGIALVAGIDRVFDMGRTTVNITGDAACTLIVSRMEDRKEARTRAVRG
- a CDS encoding ParB/RepB/Spo0J family partition protein, translating into MAKRKTDLGLGRGLNALLGDPELPAQGEGSISLPISQVEPGLNQPRKRFDPETLSDLAESIRVHGIIQPLTVRRLASGYYQIIAGERRWRAAKQAGLTEVPAVIIEADDRKVMELGLIENLQREDLNPAEEARGYQVLMEEYGLTQEQVAEEMGKSRPAIANTLRLLALPEDLLKLVEEGTLSAGHARAILGAPTQAMQRQAAKQVIAHGLSVRQTESLVKALQKQPAEKKAANDEIALYLGELEKSLSSNLGRRVTISHHGKKGKIQLEYYNPEDLEALLSLLNTLHGEEPNSYEE
- a CDS encoding ParA family protein; amino-acid sequence: MARIIAIVNQKGGVGKTTTTVNITASLKALGKRVLLCDFDPQANATSGMGVDKNTASPNVYDVLINGADPKKSVVSTKYGDVIPSNKALAGAGIEMIAIPDREHLLKKALDSLAENYDYIFIDCPPSLELLTVNALCAAHSLIVPVQCEYYALEGLSDLLSTVRLVKRGLNPKLALEGVLLTMFDSRTNLSLQVAEEVKRHFPGQVYATVIPRNVRLSEAPSHGMPVTDYDPYSRGAEAYRSLAEEMASAEG
- the serS gene encoding serine--tRNA ligase; translation: MLDIKFVRENPDVVKENIKKKFQDQKLPLVDEVLELDSQNRAAIAEAQDLRTQRNALSKQVGILMGQAKKDPSKLQEAEEAKAKVKANADRLAELEALETELAQKIRHIMLQIPNIIDPSVPIGPDDSANVEVQRFGESVTPDFDIPYHTQIMESFNGIDMDAAGRVSGNGFYYLMGDIARLHEGVLAYARDFMIDKGFTFCIPPFMIHGNVVEGVMSQTEMDAMMYKIEGEDLYLIGTSEHSMIGKFIDQILTEDQLPQTLTSYSPCFRKEKGAHGIEERGVYRIHQFEKQEMVVVCKPEDSMDWYEKMWRYSVELFRSLDIPVRQLECCSGDLADLKVKSCDIEAWSPRQQKYFEVCSCSNLGDAQARRLKMRVKGEKGTYLPHTLNNTVVAPPRMLIAFLENNLQADGSVKIPEVLRPYMGGKELLIPKK